Below is a genomic region from Catenuloplanes atrovinosus.
TGGTGTCGTGGAAGCCGTTGATGACGTCGAACGCCAGGGCGGTGACGACGACCCCACCGGCAAGCGCCGCAGTTCATGAAGATTTCGCCGGCTGTAGGCATCTTCGGCGGCGCCGCGACGGGGTATGACCCTGTCATGGTGGACATGACGCACGCCGATGATCTTCAGCCCGTACTGGACCAGCTCGGGGAGTACGACGTGCGGGACGACGACGATGACGACCCGATCCTGATCAAACCGGACGGCTCGCCGGTCGACACCTGGCGCGAGGACTACCCGTACGACGAGCGCATGCACCGCCCCGAGTACGACCGGCAGAAGCGGCTGCTCCAGATCGAGCTGCTCAAGCTGCAGAACCACTGCAAGGCGTCCGGCGAGCGGCTGGTGATCCTGTTCGAGGGCCGGGACGCGGCCGGCAAGGGCGGCACCATCAAGCGGTTCATGGAGCACCTGAACCCGCGCGGCGCCCGGGTGGTGGCGCTGGAGAAGCCGAGCGAGCGCGAGTCCACCCAGTGGTACTTCCAGCGCTACATCCAGCACCTGCCCGCGGCCGGCGAAATCGTCCTGTTCGACCGGTCCTGGTACAACCGGGCCGGCGTGGAGCGCGTGATGGGCTTCTGCACGCGCACCGAGTACCTCGAGTTCATGCGGCAGGCGCCGGAGCTGGAGCGCATGCTGGTCCGGTCCGGCATCCGGCTGGTCAAGTTCTGGTTCTCGGTGACCAGCGGCGAGCAGCGCACCCGCTTCGCGATCCGGCAGGTCGACCCGGTCCGGCAGTGGAAGCTCTCCCCGATGGACCTCCAGTCGTT
It encodes:
- the ppk2 gene encoding polyphosphate kinase 2, with protein sequence MVDMTHADDLQPVLDQLGEYDVRDDDDDDPILIKPDGSPVDTWREDYPYDERMHRPEYDRQKRLLQIELLKLQNHCKASGERLVILFEGRDAAGKGGTIKRFMEHLNPRGARVVALEKPSERESTQWYFQRYIQHLPAAGEIVLFDRSWYNRAGVERVMGFCTRTEYLEFMRQAPELERMLVRSGIRLVKFWFSVTSGEQRTRFAIRQVDPVRQWKLSPMDLQSLDKWDDYTEAKEAMFFYTDTADAPWTVVKSNDKKRARIEAMRYVLSRFDYEDKDEDLVGRPDPLIVGPASLAVEGVQASPRVFPRL